In Glandiceps talaboti chromosome 14, keGlaTala1.1, whole genome shotgun sequence, a single genomic region encodes these proteins:
- the LOC144445514 gene encoding stathmin-like isoform X1 gives MRSFLCPFSTSALNSFTRPFACCFYTEINMPSIAEQEVKTTGGVAYEVILSEPKTNTIKRPTSPTSKKLDTSLEEITCKLTAAEERRKSLEAQLLNRLAEERAVAQEKAFKVMQVENNFQEETKSKLDEKMHIFEANRSAHFQALQERLKEREVRGQQVRRHKRSLSQENAENGN, from the exons ATGCGAAG ttttctCTGTCCGTTTTCGACGAGTGCCTTAAACAGTTTTACCAGGCCTTTTGCTTGCTGTTTCTACACAGAAATCAATATGCCTTCAA TAGCTGAACAAGAAGTGAAGACCACTGGTGGTGTGGCCTACGAAGTCATCCTATCTGAACCTAAGACGAACACTATCAAGAGACCCACATCACCAACCAGTAAGAAATTGGATACCTCCTTGGAGGAAATCACCTGCAAACTAACAGCAGCTGAGGAGAGAAGAAAG TCTCTTGAAGCCCAGTTACTGAACAGGCTCGCTGAAGAAAGAGCAGTGGCTCAGGAAAAGGCCTTCAAAGTCATGCAAGTGGAGAACAACTTTCAAGAAGAAACCAAAAGCAAACTGGATGAGAAAATGCATATTTTCGAAGCAAACCGAAGTGCACATTTTCAAGCTCTTCAAGAACGATTGAAGGAGAGA GAGGTTCGTGGCCAGCAAGTGCGTAGACACAAGAGGTCTTTGAGCCAGGAGAATGCCGAGAACGGTAACTAG
- the LOC144445514 gene encoding stathmin-like isoform X2, translating into MRSFLCPFSTSALNSFTRPFACCFYTEINMPSTEQEVKTTGGVAYEVILSEPKTNTIKRPTSPTSKKLDTSLEEITCKLTAAEERRKSLEAQLLNRLAEERAVAQEKAFKVMQVENNFQEETKSKLDEKMHIFEANRSAHFQALQERLKEREVRGQQVRRHKRSLSQENAENGN; encoded by the exons ATGCGAAG ttttctCTGTCCGTTTTCGACGAGTGCCTTAAACAGTTTTACCAGGCCTTTTGCTTGCTGTTTCTACACAGAAATCAATATGCCTTCAA CTGAACAAGAAGTGAAGACCACTGGTGGTGTGGCCTACGAAGTCATCCTATCTGAACCTAAGACGAACACTATCAAGAGACCCACATCACCAACCAGTAAGAAATTGGATACCTCCTTGGAGGAAATCACCTGCAAACTAACAGCAGCTGAGGAGAGAAGAAAG TCTCTTGAAGCCCAGTTACTGAACAGGCTCGCTGAAGAAAGAGCAGTGGCTCAGGAAAAGGCCTTCAAAGTCATGCAAGTGGAGAACAACTTTCAAGAAGAAACCAAAAGCAAACTGGATGAGAAAATGCATATTTTCGAAGCAAACCGAAGTGCACATTTTCAAGCTCTTCAAGAACGATTGAAGGAGAGA GAGGTTCGTGGCCAGCAAGTGCGTAGACACAAGAGGTCTTTGAGCCAGGAGAATGCCGAGAACGGTAACTAG
- the LOC144445514 gene encoding stathmin-like isoform X3 yields the protein MRSFLCPFSTSALNSFTRPFACCFYTEINMPSSKYIAEQEVKTTGGVAYEVILSEPKTNTIKRPTSPTSKKLDTSLEEITCKLTAAEERRKSLEAQLLNRLAEERAVAQEKAFKVMQVENNFQEETKSKLDEKMHIFEANRSAHFQALQERLKEREVRGQQVRRHKRSLSQENAENGN from the exons ATGCGAAG ttttctCTGTCCGTTTTCGACGAGTGCCTTAAACAGTTTTACCAGGCCTTTTGCTTGCTGTTTCTACACAGAAATCAATATGCCTTCAAGTAAGTACA TAGCTGAACAAGAAGTGAAGACCACTGGTGGTGTGGCCTACGAAGTCATCCTATCTGAACCTAAGACGAACACTATCAAGAGACCCACATCACCAACCAGTAAGAAATTGGATACCTCCTTGGAGGAAATCACCTGCAAACTAACAGCAGCTGAGGAGAGAAGAAAG TCTCTTGAAGCCCAGTTACTGAACAGGCTCGCTGAAGAAAGAGCAGTGGCTCAGGAAAAGGCCTTCAAAGTCATGCAAGTGGAGAACAACTTTCAAGAAGAAACCAAAAGCAAACTGGATGAGAAAATGCATATTTTCGAAGCAAACCGAAGTGCACATTTTCAAGCTCTTCAAGAACGATTGAAGGAGAGA GAGGTTCGTGGCCAGCAAGTGCGTAGACACAAGAGGTCTTTGAGCCAGGAGAATGCCGAGAACGGTAACTAG